The Gemmatimonadaceae bacterium genomic interval CTCTTCGTATCCCTGCGGCTTCTGCGGCTCGTTCACCACGCGCGTCGCCCCGTACTTCTTGAGGTAGGCAAAGGCGACTTCATTCAACGCCGCCGTCGAGATCCCGTCGCGCATCGAACCGTAGTTGTCGATCTCGACCTTGGTCCCCGTTGACATCGCGGCGCCACGCGCGGCGTTGTCGATCAGCTCGCGCATCTGCGCGAGGTAGACTTCGTCGGGATAGCGGATGTAGAAGTCGGCGACCGCGCGGTCGGGGACGACGTTAGGCGCCTTTCCTCCCTCGGGAATGATTCCCTGGATGCGCGCCTCGGGGCGCATGTTCTTGCGCAGTCCGTCGACGCCCTGGAAGAAGTGCAGTACCGCCGTGAGCGCATCGCGCCCTTCCCACGCCGTCATCTGGTGGGCGGGTGCCCCGCTGAAGGTGTAGCGCACGCCGTCGATGTTGAGGCAGCAGGTGCCGAAGCCCGGCGCCGGGCGCTGCGTGTTGACCGACGAATGCGAGCGCACGATGACATCGGCGCCGTTGAACACGCCGGCCTTGTGCATCACGGTCTTGGACGGGGGCGGCATCATCTCCTCGGCCGGTGTGCCGTACACCGTCACCGTTCCCGGCGTCTTGCTGCTGGTGAGGAACTCGGCCACCGCCAGCGCCGCCGCCAGCCCCACGGGCCCCTGCGCCGAGTGCTGGTCGCCGTGGTAATCGCGCAGCGTGCCCCGTAGCGCGTCGTACTCGACAATCACGCCAAGGTTGGGGCCCGGCGTCCCTTTCGTGTAGCGCGCGACAAAGGCGGTCTGCAGCCCGCCCACCCCCATCTCCACCGCGAAGCCGTGCGCGGTGAGCCAGTCGGCGAGGATCTTTACCGAGCGCGACTCCTTGAAGCCAACCTCGGGATGGCGCGTGATGTCGTCCGACATCGCTTGCAGCTCGAGCTCCCACAACGCCCTGGCGCGCGCCACCACCGCGTCGCGCCTCGCGTTCGGCGCATTGCTCAGTCGCGTGGCGAGCGCCGCGGCGTCGATGCGCTGTTGCAGCTCCCCCTGTCGCCGCACGACGTCGACAGCCGCCGCGCGCTGCGTCGGCGTCTCCTGCGCGGTGAGCGCGCGGGGCGGTGCGACCAGCGCCAGCAGCACGAGCGCCGCAAGGGCGGGGAGACAAGCGCGGTGTTGCAGCACAGACGGGACAGAGTCGGGGAGCATGGGGATGGAAGGCACGACGGGAGGTGAACCGAGGGTGGATGTGCGATGCGGAGCCGCTGCGC includes:
- a CDS encoding peptidase dimerization domain-containing protein, coding for MPSIPMLPDSVPSVLQHRACLPALAALVLLALVAPPRALTAQETPTQRAAAVDVVRRQGELQQRIDAAALATRLSNAPNARRDAVVARARALWELELQAMSDDITRHPEVGFKESRSVKILADWLTAHGFAVEMGVGGLQTAFVARYTKGTPGPNLGVIVEYDALRGTLRDYHGDQHSAQGPVGLAAALAVAEFLTSSKTPGTVTVYGTPAEEMMPPPSKTVMHKAGVFNGADVIVRSHSSVNTQRPAPGFGTCCLNIDGVRYTFSGAPAHQMTAWEGRDALTAVLHFFQGVDGLRKNMRPEARIQGIIPEGGKAPNVVPDRAVADFYIRYPDEVYLAQMRELIDNAARGAAMSTGTKVEIDNYGSMRDGISTAALNEVAFAYLKKYGATRVVNEPQKPQGYEETGSVSRDIPGVGFSAFTSTGGFHTYEMETDALSDIGHTGFRIDAMAMAALLTDFATDAAFRAKVKDEFSSTRALFGDYITALQKAYPLPVVK